In Miscanthus floridulus cultivar M001 unplaced genomic scaffold, ASM1932011v1 fs_227_3_4, whole genome shotgun sequence, a single genomic region encodes these proteins:
- the LOC136530888 gene encoding EID1-like F-box protein 2: MVLVFKQHRCTHSASCICIKGHLSEDALYLVFKHMNWNPRLIAILSCVCKWFDEVAKQVLWKEFCNARAPKMMLDLHSGGSHIVDGNWKALGKLLIYCNGCTKGGLFNNIHVPGHFVFRTRFSRTAGRSFLPLPCKSDVLYVSDPCEHLDQGEEGDLGFFRGIFKSFATSRVKKMLIEKQARFHPTELCPYCKAKLWNMFQENMIPRSASARLGAYDDSVEYFVCLNGHVIGLGTLLPLSDSEEAADE, from the coding sequence ATGGTGTTGGTGTTTAAGCAGCACCGCTGCACACACTCTGCGAGCTGCATTTGCATCAAGGGCCACCTCAGTGAGGATGCTCTGTACCTTGTCTTCAAACACATGAACTGGAACCCGAGGCTGATTGCTATCCTGTCATGTGTGTGCAAGTGGTTTGACGAGGTTGCCAAGCAGGTGCTGTGGAAGGAGTTCTGTAATGCAAGGGCTCCAAAGATGATGCTGGATTTGCATTCAGGTGGCAGCCACATTGTTGATGGTAACTGGAAAGCGCTGGGGAAGCTGCTCATCTATTGTAATGGCTGCACAAAAGGGGGGCTGTTTAATAACATCCATGTTCCAGGCCATTTTGTGTTCAGGACACGCTTTTCTAGGACTGCGGGCAGGAGTTTCCTGCCTCTGCCATGTAAGTCGGACGTCCTGTATGTGTCAGATCCATGCGAGCATCTTGATCAGGGGGAAGAAGGTGACTTGGGTTTCTTCCGAGGCATCTTTAAGTCATTTGCCACTTCAAGGGTAAAGAAGATGTTGATTGAGAAGCAGGCTAGGTTTCATCCAACGGAGTTGTGCCCTTATTGTAAGGCCAAGCTATGGAACATGTTCCaggaaaatatgattccaagGAGTGCTTCCGCTAGGCTGGGTGCCTATGATGATTCTGTCGAGTATTTTGTATGCCTGAATGGACATGTTATTGGACTTGGTACCCTGCTACCACTCTCGGACTCGGAGGAGGCAGCAGATGAGTAA